One region of Bacillus pumilus genomic DNA includes:
- a CDS encoding PadR family transcriptional regulator has translation MRVLKYAILGLLDQCELTGYDITKHFKDSLGQFWSAKHSQIYPELKRLTEEGFIEFDVRIQGKKLEKKVYQITEAGQAALHQWLRTKDPIPETTKDEFMLKTFFISSMDKKEAADLFTHQLLERTKKVDMLKQKLHALTEEDPGAESLHSAQFGHYLVLTRAIEREKGYVRWLEQTLKRIDSSSL, from the coding sequence ATGAGAGTTTTGAAATATGCCATTCTTGGTTTACTAGATCAGTGTGAGCTGACTGGATACGATATCACCAAACATTTCAAGGATTCCCTTGGACAGTTTTGGAGTGCGAAGCATAGCCAAATTTACCCTGAGCTAAAACGGCTCACAGAAGAAGGGTTTATTGAATTTGATGTTCGTATACAAGGAAAGAAGCTGGAGAAGAAGGTTTATCAAATCACAGAGGCAGGGCAAGCAGCATTGCATCAGTGGTTAAGGACAAAAGACCCGATCCCAGAAACAACAAAGGATGAATTCATGCTCAAAACATTTTTCATCTCCTCCATGGACAAAAAAGAAGCAGCTGATCTGTTTACACATCAACTGCTAGAGCGCACGAAGAAAGTCGACATGCTAAAGCAGAAGCTGCATGCGTTAACAGAGGAAGATCCTGGGGCTGAATCGCTTCATTCAGCGCAATTTGGGCATTACTTAGTGCTGACAAGGGCAATTGAAAGAGAAAAAGGCTATGTCCGCTGGCTCGAGCAAACCCTTAAACGGATTGATTCATCCTCGCTCTAA
- a CDS encoding nitric oxide synthase oxygenase: MSNQEALWNEAEAFISVCYEELGKSNEEKAARLHEIKQEINSKGMYTHTQEELAHGAKMAWRNSNRCIGRLFWSTLHVHDCRHVKTEEEVKEALFHHIEYATNDGKIKPSITIFPPENHAQKEVVIYNHQLVRYAGYETEYGIIGDEASLELTKLCEAHGWKGEGTHFDILPLMFQLKDQPPVLYELPKEIVQEVEITHPEYEGFRDLGLKWYAVPIIADMKLEIGGIHYNAAPFNGWYMGTEIGARNLADENRYNMLKKVASILELDTAKNASLWKDKAIVELNVAVLHSYREAGVTIVDHHTAAHQFKQFEKQEEKADRKLTGDWTWLIPPVSPAATHIFHKHYDNTIVKPNYFYQEKPYHGTEKA; this comes from the coding sequence TTGAGTAATCAAGAAGCGTTGTGGAATGAAGCAGAAGCTTTTATTTCTGTATGCTATGAAGAATTGGGCAAGTCAAATGAAGAGAAAGCAGCACGTCTGCATGAAATAAAACAAGAAATTAACTCTAAAGGGATGTATACTCACACACAAGAGGAATTGGCGCATGGGGCGAAAATGGCGTGGCGCAACAGCAACCGCTGCATTGGCCGTTTATTTTGGTCAACCCTGCATGTTCACGACTGCCGTCATGTGAAGACAGAAGAAGAGGTGAAAGAGGCACTCTTTCATCATATTGAGTATGCGACCAATGATGGGAAAATCAAACCATCCATTACGATCTTTCCTCCAGAAAATCATGCGCAAAAGGAAGTCGTCATTTATAATCATCAGCTCGTTCGTTATGCAGGCTATGAGACGGAGTACGGCATCATCGGCGACGAGGCTTCTCTTGAATTAACAAAGTTGTGTGAAGCCCATGGCTGGAAAGGGGAAGGCACGCATTTTGATATCCTGCCTCTCATGTTTCAGCTAAAGGATCAACCGCCAGTTTTGTATGAGCTTCCGAAAGAAATCGTCCAAGAAGTCGAGATTACCCATCCTGAATATGAAGGATTTCGTGATTTAGGACTGAAATGGTACGCCGTTCCGATTATTGCTGATATGAAATTGGAGATTGGTGGTATTCATTACAATGCAGCGCCGTTCAATGGTTGGTATATGGGCACAGAAATTGGCGCACGTAATCTAGCCGATGAAAATCGCTATAATATGCTGAAAAAAGTCGCTTCGATTTTAGAACTGGACACGGCAAAGAATGCGTCGCTTTGGAAGGACAAAGCCATTGTTGAGTTGAATGTGGCGGTTCTTCATTCTTACAGAGAAGCAGGGGTGACCATTGTTGATCACCATACAGCAGCACATCAATTCAAACAGTTCGAAAAGCAGGAAGAAAAGGCTGACCGTAAGCTGACTGGGGACTGGACTTGGCTGATTCCACCGGTATCACCAGCTGCTACCCACATCTTCCACAAGCATTACGACAATACCATTGTGAAGCCGAATTATTTTTATCAGGAAAAGCCCTATCATGGAACAGAAAAAGCCTAG
- a CDS encoding acylphosphatase has translation MIHYYAIVTGRVQGVGFRYFVQGEAVNRGMKGWVRNTDEGHVELKVEGEQQEVLNFLKTVRKGSPFSKVTDMQMEPLTEFAHYQDFRIKG, from the coding sequence TTGATTCATTATTATGCCATTGTCACAGGACGGGTGCAGGGAGTCGGTTTTCGCTATTTTGTACAAGGAGAAGCCGTCAATCGCGGGATGAAAGGCTGGGTACGCAACACAGATGAAGGACATGTCGAGTTAAAGGTAGAGGGTGAGCAGCAGGAAGTGCTTAATTTCTTAAAGACTGTCCGGAAAGGAAGCCCTTTTTCAAAGGTCACAGATATGCAGATGGAGCCGCTCACTGAGTTCGCTCATTATCAGGATTTTCGCATCAAGGGATGA
- a CDS encoding MOSC domain-containing protein, with the protein MGQKRYDIVGIQVGQPITTYANGKEIKTAINKKRIHEPVYLSKVNFEGDGQGDLVHHGGYDKAVCVFPYDHYAYFEQFLGVPLQEAAFGENVTVHQLVETEVRIGDVFQLGEALVEVSQPRQPCVKLSFKHGNMKLVKEVQQTGYTGFYLRVLKEGLVPADASLVLVEKAPHHITVHEVNEVKYRQTSPERLKAVLEVDALADVVRKSLEKRIQPI; encoded by the coding sequence GTGGGACAGAAGAGATACGACATAGTAGGAATTCAAGTAGGACAACCCATCACGACCTATGCAAACGGAAAAGAAATCAAAACAGCCATCAACAAAAAGCGAATTCATGAGCCTGTCTATTTGAGTAAGGTCAATTTTGAGGGAGATGGTCAAGGTGATTTGGTTCATCATGGAGGATATGATAAAGCCGTCTGCGTCTTTCCATACGATCATTATGCTTATTTTGAGCAGTTTTTAGGGGTTCCGTTACAGGAAGCTGCCTTCGGTGAGAATGTGACCGTGCACCAACTAGTTGAAACAGAAGTGCGGATTGGCGATGTATTTCAGCTTGGAGAAGCACTTGTTGAAGTGAGCCAGCCAAGACAGCCGTGTGTGAAACTATCTTTTAAGCATGGCAACATGAAGCTTGTAAAGGAAGTACAGCAAACGGGGTATACCGGCTTTTATTTACGGGTGCTGAAAGAAGGCTTAGTGCCTGCTGATGCTTCTCTTGTATTAGTAGAAAAAGCACCTCATCACATTACAGTCCATGAAGTGAACGAGGTCAAATATCGTCAAACAAGTCCAGAGAGGCTAAAAGCCGTTCTTGAAGTAGATGCCTTAGCAGATGTCGTGAGGAAGTCTTTAGAAAAACGAATTCAGCCCATTTAA
- a CDS encoding YflJ family protein: MHYGSKGWYVEELKKLGVTKHEGRKLQSLKTYFLANLLEQKKPSS, translated from the coding sequence ATGCATTATGGTAGCAAAGGCTGGTATGTCGAAGAATTAAAGAAGCTTGGTGTGACCAAGCATGAAGGAAGAAAGCTTCAAAGCTTAAAAACATATTTCCTTGCAAATCTTCTTGAGCAAAAGAAACCTAGCTCATAA
- the map gene encoding type I methionyl aminopeptidase, with amino-acid sequence MIVKHDHELEALKKVGRIVALAREEMKSQAKPGMSTKELDLIGKKILEEHGANSAPEKEYDFPGTTCISVNDEVAHGIPSEKTILQEGDLINIDISAELDGYYSDTGISFVLGTGDARLEALCQCAEDAFLEGLKHAKAGKRQNQIGRAVYNTAKEQGFTVIKNLTGHGIGKNLHEAPNHILNYYDPFDNALFKNGTVIAFEPFISTNAESIYQADDGWTFKTPDKSLVAQIEHTIVITKDEPIILTKL; translated from the coding sequence GTGATTGTCAAACATGATCATGAGTTAGAAGCCTTAAAAAAAGTCGGCCGAATTGTCGCTTTGGCAAGAGAAGAAATGAAAAGCCAAGCGAAACCAGGCATGTCTACAAAAGAACTAGATTTGATTGGGAAAAAAATATTAGAAGAACATGGGGCGAATTCAGCACCCGAAAAGGAATATGACTTCCCTGGGACGACTTGTATCAGCGTGAACGATGAAGTTGCTCACGGTATTCCAAGTGAAAAAACCATTTTACAAGAGGGCGACCTCATCAATATTGATATCTCAGCAGAGCTGGACGGCTATTATTCCGATACCGGTATTTCATTCGTATTAGGTACAGGTGATGCTCGTCTTGAAGCATTATGCCAGTGTGCAGAGGATGCATTCCTTGAAGGATTAAAGCATGCAAAAGCCGGCAAAAGACAAAACCAAATTGGCCGTGCGGTCTACAATACAGCAAAAGAACAAGGATTTACTGTCATTAAAAATCTGACAGGACATGGTATTGGGAAAAATCTGCATGAAGCACCTAACCATATTTTGAACTATTATGATCCATTCGATAATGCTTTGTTTAAGAATGGCACCGTGATCGCCTTCGAACCTTTTATTTCAACAAATGCTGAATCGATTTATCAGGCTGATGACGGCTGGACCTTTAAAACACCAGACAAAAGCCTTGTCGCACAGATTGAACATACCATTGTCATCACAAAAGACGAACCGATTATATTAACGAAGCTATAA